The following are from one region of the Rosettibacter firmus genome:
- a CDS encoding DUF3467 domain-containing protein, with translation MEHDEIKPQQINIELGEKEAEGIYSNLAIITHSPAEFIIDFTRVVPGVPKAKVLARIITTPQHAKMLMRALKDNIEKYEARFGEINIDLQPAPQFGFINPGKEPKVN, from the coding sequence ATGGAACACGATGAAATAAAACCACAACAAATTAATATTGAATTGGGTGAAAAAGAAGCAGAAGGAATTTATTCGAATTTAGCTATCATAACTCATTCTCCAGCTGAATTTATAATTGATTTTACAAGAGTAGTTCCGGGTGTTCCTAAAGCTAAAGTATTAGCAAGAATAATTACTACTCCTCAACATGCAAAAATGTTAATGCGTGCCTTAAAAGATAATATTGAAAAATATGAAGCTCGTTTTGGTGAAATTAATATCGATTTACAGCCAGCTCCACAATTTGGATTTATTAATCCGGGAAAAGAACCAAAAGTAAATTAA
- a CDS encoding tetratricopeptide repeat protein — MKQVLIYLSILGMALGITAFQCASAELTGAKLYINQKQYDKAKETLLKEVQKNPNSDEGWYLLGYLYGEEGNIPKMLEAFDKSLSISKKFEQQIVESKKYYWATGFNKGVSFFNKATKTTDKDSMNMFFEKAAENFNNAILCEPDSAGAYINLVYTYLNMNRIDDTIAPLEKLVSIGTAPEAFAMLGQIYTEKGNQLIDNYKTSKNPADSIQAYENFNKAIEVLEKGQAKYPDDGEILLRLSNAYISANKLDVAMTAFKTGVEKEPNNKFYRYNYGVLLLNADKYPEAEEQFKAAIELDPDYTNAVYNLAVTYIRWGAKMREEMEEKGEVSDAYKEKFSAAIPYLEKYLSVNPQEPTIWELLGKVYANLGMKEKSEEAFNKADQYRK; from the coding sequence ATGAAACAAGTACTTATTTATCTAAGTATATTAGGAATGGCATTAGGAATTACAGCATTCCAGTGCGCATCTGCCGAACTAACTGGTGCTAAACTTTATATTAACCAGAAACAATACGATAAAGCAAAAGAAACTTTATTAAAAGAAGTTCAGAAAAACCCAAATAGTGACGAAGGCTGGTATTTGTTGGGATATCTTTATGGTGAAGAAGGTAATATTCCCAAAATGTTGGAAGCTTTCGATAAGTCACTATCAATTAGTAAAAAATTTGAACAACAAATTGTTGAATCAAAAAAATATTATTGGGCAACTGGATTTAATAAAGGTGTAAGCTTTTTTAACAAAGCTACAAAAACTACCGATAAAGATTCTATGAATATGTTTTTTGAAAAAGCTGCGGAAAATTTTAATAATGCAATTTTATGTGAACCAGATTCAGCTGGAGCATATATTAATCTTGTTTATACTTATTTGAATATGAATAGAATTGATGATACTATTGCTCCTCTTGAAAAATTAGTTAGTATTGGTACTGCCCCCGAAGCTTTCGCAATGCTTGGACAAATTTATACTGAAAAGGGGAATCAATTAATTGATAATTATAAAACTTCAAAAAATCCCGCTGATAGTATTCAAGCATATGAAAATTTCAATAAAGCTATTGAAGTGCTGGAAAAAGGACAGGCTAAATATCCCGATGATGGTGAAATTTTATTAAGATTATCTAATGCTTACATTTCTGCTAATAAGTTAGATGTTGCGATGACGGCATTTAAAACTGGAGTAGAAAAAGAACCAAATAATAAATTTTACAGATACAACTATGGTGTTCTTTTATTGAATGCTGATAAATATCCTGAAGCCGAGGAACAATTTAAAGCAGCTATTGAGCTCGATCCAGATTATACCAACGCAGTTTATAATTTAGCTGTTACTTATATTCGTTGGGGTGCTAAAATGAGAGAAGAAATGGAAGAGAAAGGAGAGGTTTCGGATGCATACAAAGAAAAATTTAGTGCTGCAATTCCTTACCTCGAAAAATATTTATCAGTAAATCCTCAAGAACCTACTATATGGGAATTGCTTGGTAAAGTTTATGCAAATCTTGGTATGAAAGAAAAATCTGAAGAAGCATTTAATAAAGCTGATCAATATAGAAAATAA
- the frr gene encoding ribosome recycling factor, giving the protein MNNPVIKDAKQRMDKTIEAFRNEISKIRTGKATTALLDGIKVDYYGKLTPLNQLGNLSVLDVHTLSITPWDKSMVSVIEKAILTSDLGLNPVSDGTNIKIPIPPLTEERRKELVKLVKKFGEDAKIALRNVRRDANEHLKKMEKNKELTEDELKEAEKEVQKITDDHIAKIDDLIKHKEKEIMEV; this is encoded by the coding sequence ATGAATAATCCTGTAATTAAAGATGCCAAACAAAGAATGGATAAAACAATAGAAGCCTTTAGAAACGAAATTTCAAAGATTAGAACTGGAAAAGCTACTACAGCACTTTTAGATGGAATTAAAGTTGATTATTATGGCAAATTAACCCCACTTAATCAATTAGGTAATTTATCTGTACTCGATGTTCATACTCTATCTATTACACCCTGGGATAAGAGTATGGTTAGTGTTATAGAAAAAGCCATTCTTACTTCTGACCTTGGATTAAATCCAGTAAGTGATGGAACAAATATTAAAATTCCTATTCCACCACTAACAGAAGAAAGAAGAAAAGAGCTTGTAAAGCTTGTAAAAAAATTCGGTGAAGATGCTAAAATAGCACTACGAAATGTAAGAAGAGATGCAAATGAACATCTTAAAAAAATGGAAAAGAATAAAGAACTCACAGAAGATGAATTGAAAGAAGCAGAAAAAGAAGTACAGAAGATTACAGACGATCATATTGCTAAAATTGATGATCTAATTAAACATAAAGAAAAAGAAATTATGGAAGTTTAA
- the pyrH gene encoding UMP kinase, with product MNHNLKYKRILLKLSGESLMGDQNFGIDPKVLNYFADEIKKVHDLGVQIGIVIGGGNIYRGLNASSQGIDRVTGDQMGMLATIINSLALQNALENKGIYTRLMTAIKMEEVAEPYIRRRAIRHLEKGRVVIFGAGTGHPYFSTDTAATLRAVEIEADAIFKGTRVNGVYDSDPEKNPNANMFEQISYLDVLKLNLRVMDLTAVSMCQENNLPIIVFNMDVPDNLLKVVTGENVGTAVGNFPS from the coding sequence ATGAACCACAATTTAAAATACAAAAGAATATTACTTAAACTTAGTGGCGAATCATTAATGGGTGACCAGAATTTTGGGATTGACCCAAAAGTCCTAAATTATTTCGCTGATGAAATAAAAAAAGTTCACGATCTGGGTGTTCAAATTGGAATAGTAATTGGTGGTGGTAATATTTATAGAGGATTAAATGCATCTTCTCAAGGAATTGATAGAGTTACTGGCGACCAGATGGGAATGCTCGCTACAATTATTAATTCATTAGCATTGCAAAATGCACTGGAAAATAAAGGAATTTATACACGACTGATGACAGCAATAAAAATGGAAGAAGTTGCAGAACCTTATATTAGAAGAAGAGCAATTCGTCATCTTGAAAAAGGTAGAGTAGTTATTTTTGGAGCTGGAACAGGTCATCCTTATTTTAGTACAGATACAGCTGCAACCTTAAGAGCCGTAGAAATCGAAGCAGATGCAATCTTTAAAGGTACACGTGTAAATGGTGTTTATGATTCTGATCCAGAAAAAAATCCAAATGCTAATATGTTCGAACAAATTTCTTATCTGGATGTTCTTAAATTGAATTTAAGAGTGATGGATTTAACTGCAGTCAGTATGTGCCAGGAAAATAACCTTCCAATTATTGTATTTAATATGGATGTGCCAGATAATTTATTGAAAGTTGTTACTGGTGAGAATGTAGGTACTGCTGTAGGTAATTTCCCTTCATAA
- the tsf gene encoding translation elongation factor Ts codes for MAISATQVKELREKTGAGMIDCKKALEEANGDFQKAIELLRKKGAAVAAKRAEKSANEGLILTRVFNNGNSAVIFEINCETDFVAKSDDFVKFANFIAEVLVTNKPADIDSLLQSNLDGKNVQDELNALIGKIGEKIEISRFAFENVENGLIVDYIHHGSKLGVIIVAENVPQDKVPEFQPVLKDIAMQIAAMRPISIYREEVDKSIIDKELEIYKEVARKEGKPEQVLEKIAMGKLNKFYEENCLIEQIFVKDNTKKVGNLIEEFNKQNNTQIKLLRFKRFHLSDEKK; via the coding sequence ATGGCAATAAGTGCAACTCAAGTAAAGGAACTAAGAGAGAAAACTGGTGCAGGAATGATTGACTGCAAAAAAGCTCTTGAAGAAGCTAATGGAGATTTCCAGAAAGCAATAGAATTGCTTCGTAAAAAAGGAGCAGCTGTTGCAGCTAAAAGAGCTGAAAAATCTGCTAATGAAGGATTAATTTTAACCCGCGTATTCAATAATGGAAATTCTGCTGTGATTTTCGAAATAAATTGTGAAACAGATTTTGTAGCTAAAAGTGATGACTTCGTTAAGTTTGCCAATTTTATAGCTGAAGTATTGGTCACAAATAAACCAGCTGATATTGATTCATTATTACAATCGAACTTGGATGGTAAAAATGTTCAGGATGAATTGAATGCTTTAATTGGTAAAATTGGTGAAAAAATTGAAATATCAAGATTTGCTTTTGAGAATGTAGAAAATGGTTTAATTGTTGATTATATACATCACGGCTCTAAACTTGGTGTAATTATAGTAGCAGAAAATGTTCCTCAAGATAAAGTTCCAGAATTTCAACCTGTATTAAAAGATATTGCAATGCAAATAGCTGCAATGAGACCAATATCGATTTATAGAGAAGAAGTTGACAAATCAATTATCGATAAAGAACTTGAAATCTATAAAGAAGTAGCACGTAAAGAAGGAAAACCTGAACAGGTTCTCGAAAAAATCGCAATGGGAAAACTAAATAAATTCTACGAAGAAAATTGTTTAATTGAACAAATCTTTGTAAAAGATAACACAAAAAAAGTAGGTAATTTGATTGAAGAATTTAATAAGCAAAATAATACTCAAATAAAACTTTTAAGATTTAAACGCTTCCACTTAAGCGATGAAAAGAAATGA
- the rpsB gene encoding 30S ribosomal protein S2, whose translation MPRVQLTELIEAGAHFGHLTRRWNPKMKPYIFMEKNGIHIIDLKKTQQAIDRAAEAVTEIVAQGKKVLFVGTKKQAKNTIAAEAKRCDSNWVSERWLGGMLTNFATIRKSVKRLQNIEKMESDGTFEKITKKERLHFTREKEKLRKVLDGVETMTKLPGALFVVDVKKEAIAVKEAVRLNIPVIAIVDTNCDPDPIDYVIPANDDASRTIEIITKVIADAVIEGNEKAKELKAHETAEKEKEKKVTEEQEQDTEKKQAKSRIRRVKFNNDDRKTEQKKKTQKAEQKPTEQNENIIEEKTSSQETNN comes from the coding sequence ATGCCAAGAGTACAACTTACAGAACTAATTGAAGCTGGTGCCCATTTCGGTCACTTGACTCGCCGTTGGAATCCCAAAATGAAACCATACATTTTTATGGAAAAAAATGGGATTCACATTATTGATCTGAAAAAAACACAACAAGCTATTGATAGAGCAGCTGAAGCTGTTACTGAAATAGTAGCTCAGGGTAAAAAGGTACTATTTGTAGGTACTAAAAAGCAAGCTAAAAATACTATTGCTGCAGAGGCAAAAAGGTGTGATTCTAACTGGGTTAGTGAAAGATGGCTCGGTGGAATGTTAACTAATTTTGCAACTATACGTAAAAGTGTAAAGAGACTTCAAAATATTGAAAAAATGGAAAGTGATGGTACTTTTGAGAAAATTACCAAAAAAGAAAGATTACACTTTACTAGAGAAAAAGAAAAACTTAGAAAAGTTCTCGATGGTGTAGAAACAATGACCAAATTGCCTGGTGCTTTGTTTGTTGTTGATGTTAAAAAAGAAGCAATTGCAGTTAAAGAAGCTGTTAGATTGAATATCCCTGTAATTGCTATTGTCGATACAAATTGTGACCCTGATCCGATTGATTATGTAATTCCTGCTAATGATGATGCTTCGCGTACTATTGAAATTATTACTAAAGTAATTGCCGATGCAGTAATTGAAGGTAATGAAAAAGCTAAAGAACTAAAAGCTCACGAAACTGCTGAAAAAGAAAAAGAGAAAAAGGTTACAGAAGAACAGGAACAGGATACCGAGAAAAAACAAGCTAAAAGTAGAATTAGAAGAGTAAAATTCAATAACGATGATAGAAAAACTGAACAGAAAAAGAAAACTCAAAAAGCTGAACAAAAACCAACAGAACAAAATGAAAATATAATAGAAGAAAAAACATCATCACAAGAAACCAATAATTAA
- the rpsI gene encoding 30S ribosomal protein S9, whose protein sequence is MADKIFVGRRKNAVARVYLRNGSGKVTVNDREFENYFPLKEHRDNILLPFVVTQTLGKYDVFANVSGGGVSGQSDAIRLGIARALEDINPDFRPILKAEGLLKRDPRMVERKKYGQKKARKRFQFSKR, encoded by the coding sequence ATGGCAGATAAAATATTTGTCGGTAGAAGAAAAAATGCAGTAGCCAGAGTTTATTTAAGAAATGGCTCGGGCAAAGTTACTGTAAACGACAGAGAATTTGAAAATTATTTTCCACTGAAAGAACATCGTGATAATATCTTATTACCTTTTGTTGTTACTCAAACATTAGGTAAGTATGATGTTTTTGCAAATGTTTCTGGAGGTGGAGTTTCAGGTCAATCTGATGCAATACGACTTGGTATTGCTCGTGCATTAGAAGATATTAATCCAGATTTTCGTCCTATACTTAAAGCTGAAGGTTTATTGAAACGCGACCCTCGTATGGTCGAACGCAAGAAATACGGACAGAAAAAAGCAAGAAAGAGATTCCAGTTCTCTAAGAGATAA
- the rplM gene encoding 50S ribosomal protein L13 — MKQEKITKFIKPEEANRKWYIVDAKDQVLGRLAAKIARIIRGKHKAVFTPNMDTGDYVIVINADKVRVTGKRESLKTYFWHTMYPGGVKIKSFSELMATKPEFVIEHAVKGMLPKNRLGRKLIKKLKVYAGESHPHAAQKPEVLSL, encoded by the coding sequence TTGAAGCAAGAAAAGATTACAAAATTTATAAAACCTGAAGAAGCAAATCGAAAATGGTATATTGTTGATGCTAAAGATCAGGTTTTAGGTAGATTGGCTGCTAAAATAGCAAGAATTATAAGAGGTAAACACAAAGCAGTTTTTACACCCAACATGGATACAGGAGATTATGTTATTGTTATTAATGCAGATAAAGTACGTGTAACAGGGAAAAGAGAATCCCTTAAAACATATTTCTGGCATACGATGTATCCAGGTGGAGTTAAAATAAAAAGTTTTTCTGAATTAATGGCTACAAAGCCAGAATTTGTAATTGAACATGCTGTTAAAGGGATGTTACCTAAAAATCGTTTAGGTAGAAAATTAATTAAGAAACTAAAAGTTTATGCTGGGGAATCTCATCCTCATGCAGCTCAAAAACCTGAAGTATTAAGTTTATAA
- a CDS encoding RecQ family ATP-dependent DNA helicase, with the protein MTPYDVLKNFFGFSEFKAYQKEIIDSIINGNNVLAILPTGGGKSLCYQIPALLSNSVSLVISPLIALMKDQVDSLNKKGKVAAFINSTLNHKEIQSILNELSTNKIKLLYVSPEKLDNIQFADIIKSLQPSYLFVDEAHCISEWGHNFRPSYRKIKQFADFINIKRISAFTATATEDVRNDIIEQLGIIDAKVFVYGFERKNLYLNVIKTKDKKDILLKLITPASIPAIIYTATRSIAENVHEFLKQKRIKSAYYHAGLNAEMRRLIQDDFLEGRINLIVATNAFGMGIDKSDIRTVIHYNFPSNIENYYQEIGRAGRDGNPSNIFLLFDEKDISIQEYFIKNSIPQKEQIELVYNAICDYGNIALRSVSQKNIPIDLNLISFLQSKGLNKALIDASIRILGESGYIKYNPEIYKNYKVQFLVEPDKLNSLINKIQDNELKDLVLLLVRDYGSNIFRYSVNINLLRLSEILGADSNSLIEYLKLLNNSSIISYEAPSPYPTVSLSKPRLKGNELILDLTKTKKLIEHNKIKLEKILGYIQTTECRFSYILNYFGEFKDNYKCGRCDNCSGRTFKLSDDEFLRNHILLTLEEIKKPIDKKELIKILLGKDLKYQHISTYGSCELFSTIEIDNVLSNMEIEKVITSKNDLINYQSFSNLLIDREVDIQKNYESDLKLFNILRQIRKEVAEKFNQSAQIICPDNILREIAKLRPQTYSAFLEIDGFNKRMFNKIGEEFIAAIKEFEKDESLSNKIKEKNLPQTSFQILELIQKKYSLEDIVSITKIPESVLSIQIETLIEAIPSLEIDSLFEKDELNEINNKIEAGFTDLKELRKALNEKVSYAKLRIALAKKRVN; encoded by the coding sequence ATGACTCCTTACGATGTTTTAAAAAATTTTTTTGGCTTTTCTGAATTTAAAGCTTATCAAAAGGAAATTATTGATTCAATAATTAACGGAAATAATGTATTAGCTATTTTACCAACAGGTGGGGGTAAATCTCTGTGTTATCAAATTCCTGCTTTATTATCAAATTCTGTATCATTAGTTATATCACCATTGATTGCTTTAATGAAAGATCAGGTTGATTCATTAAATAAAAAAGGGAAAGTCGCAGCATTTATTAATAGTACTTTAAATCATAAGGAAATTCAATCGATATTAAATGAACTATCAACCAATAAAATTAAGTTACTTTATGTTTCTCCAGAAAAATTAGATAATATTCAATTTGCAGATATTATTAAATCTCTTCAACCTTCTTATCTTTTTGTTGATGAAGCACATTGCATTAGTGAATGGGGACATAACTTCAGACCAAGTTATAGAAAAATCAAGCAGTTTGCTGATTTTATAAATATTAAAAGAATTTCTGCATTTACAGCTACCGCTACTGAAGATGTTCGTAATGATATTATTGAACAATTGGGAATTATTGATGCTAAAGTTTTTGTCTATGGCTTCGAAAGAAAGAACTTATATCTTAACGTAATTAAAACGAAAGATAAAAAAGATATATTATTAAAACTCATCACTCCAGCATCTATACCTGCAATAATTTATACAGCCACAAGAAGTATAGCAGAAAATGTTCATGAATTTTTAAAACAAAAAAGAATTAAATCTGCATATTATCACGCTGGTTTAAATGCAGAAATGAGACGATTAATTCAAGATGATTTTCTGGAAGGTAGAATTAATCTTATTGTTGCTACAAATGCTTTTGGAATGGGAATAGATAAAAGTGATATTCGAACTGTAATACATTATAACTTTCCTTCTAATATCGAAAATTATTATCAAGAAATTGGTAGAGCTGGTCGTGATGGAAATCCATCAAATATTTTTTTGCTATTTGATGAGAAAGATATATCTATTCAGGAATACTTCATTAAAAATTCTATTCCACAAAAAGAACAGATAGAACTTGTTTACAATGCAATTTGTGATTATGGTAATATTGCGTTAAGAAGTGTTTCTCAGAAAAATATTCCTATCGATCTAAATTTAATTTCATTTTTACAATCAAAAGGATTAAATAAGGCATTGATTGATGCTTCGATAAGAATTCTTGGTGAGTCTGGTTATATTAAGTATAATCCAGAAATATATAAAAATTACAAAGTGCAATTTTTAGTCGAACCTGACAAATTGAACTCATTAATAAATAAAATTCAAGATAATGAATTAAAAGACTTAGTTTTATTACTTGTAAGAGATTATGGTAGTAATATTTTTCGTTACAGTGTGAATATTAATCTTCTGAGATTATCAGAAATTCTTGGAGCTGATTCAAACAGTTTAATTGAATATCTTAAGTTACTCAACAATTCAAGTATTATTTCATATGAAGCTCCATCTCCCTATCCAACAGTTTCTCTCTCTAAACCGAGACTAAAAGGTAATGAATTAATTCTTGATTTAACAAAGACAAAAAAGTTAATAGAACATAATAAAATTAAGCTCGAAAAAATATTGGGCTATATTCAAACTACTGAATGTCGATTCTCATATATCTTAAATTATTTTGGTGAATTTAAAGACAACTATAAATGTGGAAGATGCGATAATTGTTCGGGAAGAACATTCAAATTATCCGATGATGAATTTCTACGAAACCACATTCTTCTTACTCTTGAAGAAATTAAAAAACCAATCGATAAAAAAGAGTTAATAAAAATTCTACTTGGCAAAGATTTGAAATATCAGCACATTTCTACTTATGGTTCTTGTGAACTTTTTTCTACTATTGAAATAGATAATGTTCTATCCAATATGGAAATAGAAAAAGTAATAACATCCAAAAATGATTTAATTAATTATCAATCTTTTTCAAATTTATTAATCGACAGAGAAGTAGATATTCAAAAAAACTATGAAAGTGATTTAAAACTTTTCAACATATTAAGACAAATAAGAAAAGAAGTTGCAGAAAAATTTAATCAATCAGCACAAATAATTTGTCCCGACAATATTTTAAGAGAAATTGCAAAGTTACGACCTCAAACCTATTCAGCATTTCTTGAAATTGATGGATTCAACAAAAGAATGTTTAACAAAATTGGAGAAGAATTTATTGCTGCAATAAAAGAATTTGAAAAAGATGAAAGTCTTTCTAATAAAATCAAAGAAAAAAATCTTCCACAAACTTCATTTCAGATACTGGAATTAATACAAAAAAAGTATTCGTTAGAAGATATTGTTTCAATAACAAAGATTCCAGAATCTGTTCTTTCCATACAAATTGAAACATTAATAGAAGCAATTCCTTCCTTAGAAATTGATTCTTTATTCGAAAAAGATGAGTTGAATGAAATCAATAATAAAATTGAAGCTGGCTTTACTGATCTTAAAGAATTAAGAAAAGCGTTGAATGAAAAAGTAAGTTATGCTAAACTTAGAATTGCTCTTGCAAAGAAAAGAGTTAATTAA
- a CDS encoding rhomboid family intramembrane serine protease, translating into MSLDSRDYYRPSGFGGFSFFPPVIKNLLIINAGVFLIQIIFDSISFGGVPGWYILNRYFALNPITGIDSAGMPYNFKIWQFLTYQFMHGDFTHILFNMFMLWMFGMELENILGSRKFLIYYLLCGFGAGLFQLFLAPLFSESLAPTIGASGAVFGIMIAFAMFFPDRYIFLYFLIPIKAKYLIAFLVVIEFLSVNEPTLVAHLAHIGGAVTGFLFILIDRRYDFQFRNIFSTYHKKSNFKFSSRFRKPSFSKDIEEAEFYDIDSKSKEEEITQEEIDRILDKISQSGYKNLTEREKRILFEASKKK; encoded by the coding sequence ATGAGTTTAGATTCGAGAGATTATTATCGGCCTTCTGGTTTTGGAGGATTTTCTTTTTTCCCACCAGTAATTAAAAATCTATTGATTATCAATGCTGGTGTATTTCTGATACAAATAATTTTTGATAGTATCAGTTTTGGTGGTGTTCCAGGCTGGTATATTTTAAATAGATATTTTGCTTTAAATCCTATTACAGGTATTGATAGTGCAGGTATGCCATATAATTTTAAGATATGGCAATTTTTAACTTATCAATTTATGCACGGCGATTTCACTCATATTCTTTTCAATATGTTTATGCTCTGGATGTTCGGGATGGAATTGGAAAATATTCTTGGGTCAAGAAAGTTTTTAATTTATTATTTGCTGTGTGGATTTGGTGCAGGTCTATTTCAATTATTTTTAGCACCTTTATTTTCTGAATCATTGGCTCCAACTATTGGTGCATCTGGTGCTGTGTTTGGTATTATGATTGCCTTTGCAATGTTTTTCCCTGATAGATATATATTTTTATATTTCTTAATTCCAATTAAGGCAAAATATTTAATAGCATTCTTAGTAGTTATCGAATTCTTATCCGTTAACGAACCAACATTAGTAGCTCATCTTGCTCACATTGGTGGAGCTGTTACAGGATTTTTATTTATTCTTATCGATAGAAGATATGACTTTCAATTTAGGAATATATTTAGCACGTATCATAAGAAATCTAATTTTAAATTTTCTTCAAGATTCAGAAAACCATCCTTCTCAAAAGATATTGAAGAAGCAGAGTTTTATGATATCGATTCAAAAAGCAAAGAGGAAGAAATTACTCAGGAAGAAATTGATAGAATACTCGATAAAATAAGCCAAAGTGGTTATAAAAATTTAACCGAACGTGAAAAGAGAATTTTATTTGAAGCAAGTAAAAAGAAATAA
- a CDS encoding phosphoglycerate kinase → MKKLSIDKVNLKGQRVLVRVDFNVPYDENMNITDDLRITAALPTIKKIINEGGKCILMSHLGRPKGAPNPKYTLKPVAVRLGELLDMEVKFAPDCVGEQVKAIVDSLKEGEVLLLENLRFHAEEEKNDPAFAQQLAELGDVYINDAFGSAHRAHASTEGVTKFIKVCAAGYLMQKELNYLGEAIANPVRPFTAILGGSKISGKIDVIENLLPKVDNLLIGGGMAYTFYKAMGYEIGTSLLEEEKLELAKEMLEKFKKSSAKVLLPVDNVVASEFKNESPSMIVDSDKIPSDKMGLDIGPKTIEEFRKVILESKTIIWNGPLGVFEFDNFAKGTEAIAKALAEATEKGAITIIGGGDSAAAIKKAGLEDKVSHVSTGGGASLEFLEGKVLPGVAALNDDN, encoded by the coding sequence ATGAAAAAACTGAGTATTGACAAAGTTAATCTAAAAGGACAGCGAGTTCTTGTTCGTGTTGATTTTAATGTCCCTTACGATGAAAACATGAATATTACTGATGACCTGAGAATTACAGCTGCTTTACCAACTATTAAGAAGATCATTAATGAAGGTGGTAAATGCATTTTAATGAGTCATCTTGGAAGACCTAAAGGAGCTCCTAATCCAAAGTATACATTAAAACCTGTTGCAGTTCGTTTAGGTGAATTGCTTGATATGGAAGTGAAATTTGCTCCTGATTGTGTTGGCGAACAGGTTAAAGCGATTGTTGATTCATTGAAAGAAGGAGAAGTTTTGCTTTTAGAAAATTTACGGTTCCATGCCGAAGAAGAAAAAAATGATCCTGCTTTTGCTCAGCAATTAGCAGAACTGGGAGATGTATATATTAACGATGCTTTTGGAAGTGCACATAGAGCTCATGCTTCGACCGAAGGTGTTACAAAATTTATTAAAGTATGTGCTGCAGGTTATCTTATGCAGAAAGAATTAAATTATCTTGGAGAAGCAATTGCTAATCCTGTAAGACCATTTACTGCAATACTTGGAGGTTCTAAAATTTCTGGTAAGATTGATGTTATTGAAAATTTATTACCAAAAGTTGATAACCTTTTAATTGGTGGTGGAATGGCTTATACTTTTTATAAAGCAATGGGATATGAAATTGGAACTTCTCTTCTCGAAGAAGAAAAACTTGAATTAGCAAAAGAAATGCTCGAAAAATTCAAAAAGTCCAGTGCAAAAGTTTTATTACCTGTTGATAATGTAGTTGCTTCTGAATTTAAAAATGAATCACCTTCAATGATTGTTGATTCAGATAAAATTCCATCAGATAAAATGGGACTTGATATTGGACCTAAAACTATTGAAGAATTCCGAAAAGTAATTCTTGAAAGTAAAACAATTATCTGGAATGGTCCACTTGGTGTATTTGAATTTGATAATTTTGCAAAAGGTACCGAAGCAATTGCAAAAGCTCTGGCAGAAGCAACTGAAAAAGGTGCTATAACAATTATTGGTGGTGGTGACTCAGCAGCTGCTATTAAAAAAGCTGGACTCGAAGATAAAGTATCACATGTATCAACAGGTGGTGGTGCTTCACTTGAATTTTTGGAAGGGAAGGTTCTTCCTGGAGTTGCGGCATTAAACGATGATAATTAA